CCGAAGCGCGTCGGCTCGGTGAGAACCGAGATCGCGGCGGCGCCACCGGCCACATAGGCCGCGGCCTGCATACTGGCGTCGAGGCCGGGAGCGATGGCCCCCTTGGACGGGGATGCCCGCTTCACCTCCGCGATGACCCGCAGGCACGGGCCCCGCAATGGCGCCGCGAACGGACGGGCGGGTGGCTGGTCATGGACGCGCGTCCGCAGCTCGGCCAGGGTGCCGGCTACGGCGCCTGCCCGCTCATGGGCCTCGCGAGTCAGTGCGCCAAGGGTGCCGCTGGGGAAGCTCCAGGGCGCGGACGAAAAAAATGCTTGCACTTCGGGGCGTCTTCGGTTAGCGTGCCGGGTGTTTGGATTCGGCCTGTTTTCGGGGCGCGAGGCGTCCCCTCAATCCATGGAGCTACCATGCCGCTCACCAAGCGACAGCGGGAAATTCTGTCGTTCCTGTCGGAGTACAACGAAGTCAACGGGTATGCACCGAGCTTCGAGGAAATCGCCTCGCGCTTCAACTATAACTCGCTGGCTACGGTGCACGAGCACCTCACCAATCTCGAGCGCAAGGGATACATCAAGCGGTCGTACAACGAAAGCCGCGCGATCGAGATTCTGCCCTCGGAGATCTACCAGCGCTCGGTCGAACTCCCGCTGCTGGGCACGGTGGCTGCCGGTGCACCGCTCGAAGCGATGCACACCGGCGAGACCATGGCGGTGCCCGATGGGTTCCTGCGCAAGAACGGGAGCCACTACGTGCTGCGGGTGAAGGGCGACTCCATGATCGAGGAGCACATCCGCGACGGCGACTACGTGGTCATCAACGACAAGCAGGCTGCGGACAACGGGGAGATGGTCATTGCCCTGCTCGACGGCTCGGGCGCCACGGTCAAGCGGTATTATCGTGAGCGCGACGGACGCATTCGTCTACAGCCGGCGAACGAAACCATGCAGCCGCTTTTCGTCCACGAGGACGACGTGCGCATACAGGGCATTGTGGTGGGAGTGCTGCGGCGCTACTGAGCCGGGCCGCCAAGGGGGCTATTGCGCGGCGTGACGCGATCGGGCGGCTGCGGCCTGCGAGGCGGCGCGAAGCCGCTCCAGAGCCGTGAAGCCCACGCCGGAGCGCAGGGCGTCGCGCGTGTGGGCCACGGCGTCCGCATAGGCGAGGTCCTCTCGGCTCACATAGAGCGCGGCCGCGGCATTCAGCAGCACGGCGGCGTGCGCCCCTGGGGTCCCGTTTCCCTGCAACACCTGTTCTATCACGCGCGCGTTGTCGGCGGGATCGCCGCCCGCGAGCTCCGACGCGTCTACCGCACGTACCTCATGGGCCGCGGGATCGATCTCCCACGAGTGCACGCGGCCACCGGCAACCTCCTGCACCGACGTCACGCCGAGCGGTGAGATTTCATCGAGGCCCGGCTCCCCGTGAACCACGAGGGCCCGCACCGAGCCCAGAGCGCACAGCGTGTCCGCCAGGAGCGGGAGGCGCGCGCGTTCCGCCACGCCCACCACCTGCCGTCCGGCGCGGGCCGGATTGGCCAGCGGGCCCACGATGTTCATGACCGTGGGTACGGCCAGCTCCCGCCGAACCGGTCCCACATGGCGCAGCGCCGGATGCATGAGCGGCGCGAACATGAACACGATCCCCGCTTCCTGCAGGGTGTCGGCCATGGCCGCCGGCGAGATGTCCACCGCCACCCCAAGCGCCTCGAGCACATCGGCGCTTCCGCTGCGTGAAGTGAACGACCGATTGCCGTGTTTCGCCACCCGCACCCCCATGCCCGCGGCCACCAACGCCGCCGCCGTGGATATGTTGAATGTGGTGAGGGCGCCACCGCCGGTTCCGCAGGTGTCTACCAGATCGTCCGGCTGCGAAGCGGGCAGCACCAGCATGGCGTCACGCAACGCCTGCACGACCCCGGCCACTTCCGCGGCCGTTTCTCCCTTCACGCGCAGCGCCATGAGCAAGGCGGCGACCTGCGCGGATGTGCCTTCGCCGCGCATGATGACGCGGAAGGCCGCGCGCAGTGCCTCCGCGTCGAGCGACGCATGCTGGGCCAGACGACGGATCGCGGCGAGTAGGGCGTCAGCCGACATGCAGCGTGTTCAGCAGGCGCTCTGCGAGGCCGTTGCGCGAGGCGATGAGGGAGATGACCAGGCCGAGCAGGCGCACGCGCTCGACATCTTCATCGGTATAGATCCCGCGCTGGGCACGGTTGGTGAGGTTAAGCACACCGACCAGCTCGCCATGATACAGCAGGGGGAAGCAGATGAAGCTGCCCGTGGTGAAGTACTGGTCTCGCAGAAGCGGGTGCTGAGCCGCCTCGCGCACGTCCTGCACCAGCAACGGCTCGCGTGCCGCGGCGACGCGCCCCGCCACGCCCTCACCAATACGAATTCGCATGCCCTCGGACACGGACGGCGCGATCCCACGAGCCGCAGCGAGGTACAGATAATCGGGGTCCGGCGATCGCAGCATGAGCGAGCAGCGCTGCGCCTGCATATCGTCGCCCACGAGCGCGAGGAGCGCGTCGACCAGCGTTCGGGCGTCCGTGGTTTCGGCGTCCAGCGTCAGAGCGCGATCAACGAGGTACAGCGTCCGCGTCCGCTGGCGGAGTGCTTCGCTGCGTCGGTGCAGTTCGATGTGCGCCTGCTCCAGCTGCGACACGGCGGCTGCGAGCTGCTGATCCGAGAGCACCGCGCGTCTGGTGGCTCGGCGCGCCTCTTCCAGGGCTCGCGCCGCTTCGGCCTGCACGGCGATCATCTCCGCCCGATCCAGGGCGGGAATTTCGCGCGGCGTGTTGCGGACCTCGCGCAGTTCCGCTTCGAGCGCCCCCAGCTTGCGGACATACTCGCCGTGGACGCGCTGGGTCACGTCCTCAAGCGTCCGTACGGCCTCTTCCCGCGCATCCCGTTCCGCCAGGCGGGCATACGCCAGGTCGAAGAGCGCCATGGCGGGGGCGAGGCGTTCGGTGGTGCGCGTGCCGAAAATCTTGCGGGGCTCGTACAGTGCGAGCACAGCGCCGAGCATCCCGTCCATGCGCATGCCGCGCACGGCAAGAACTCCGCCTTCGAGCATCGCCGAAAAACCGCACAGGCGGGCGTAATCGGCCGACCGGTCGGTGACATCGATGAACGGCCCGCCGGCCAGTACGCGGGTCCGCACGGGCTCGGGCAGATGGTCGAAGGTGGTTTCCATGCTGCTCCGTACCACCTGCGCGCCGACCGGAGTGAGCCGGTCGCGCAGCATGTCGCGGCGCGCATCGTACTGGATCAGCGCCAGCGACGCGCCCCGGTCAAGTTCGGCAATCGTCTCCCCCAAGGCGATCAGCGCCTGATCGAGATCGGGGGCCGCCGACAGGGCGTGCGCGAGGGAGGCGAGGGTGCGTGGAGGCATGGTGAAAGAGACGACGTGCACACAACGTCATTCAAGGCGGTCGCGCAATGGCTGAGCCGCTTGCGTCCCGCCGCTGCCGGGGCGTGACCCGGCGAGTTGAAGCAAACGCCTGAGGTGCCTAGCTTCCCCGCCTAATGGACCTGCGACCGATCCTCCTGGTAACGCAATATGACGGAGGGCGCTTCGCCGGCTGGCAGCGCCAACCGGTCGCCCGGACCGTTCAGGGCGAGATGGAAGCCGTGCTTGCCCGGCTCTGCGGCGGCGCCATTCCCGCGGTCGGCGCCGGGCGGACCGATGCCGGCGTTCATGCGCATGGCCAGGGTGTCGGCGTCCGGGTTCCCGCCCGCTGGAGTCCGGAGCGGCTCCAGCGGGCCATCAACGCCTTGCTGCCGCCGGACATCTGGGTGGCCTCGGCCCACGAGATGGTTGCGGACTTTCACCCCC
This genomic stretch from Gemmatimonas sp. harbors:
- the lexA gene encoding transcriptional repressor LexA, which translates into the protein MPLTKRQREILSFLSEYNEVNGYAPSFEEIASRFNYNSLATVHEHLTNLERKGYIKRSYNESRAIEILPSEIYQRSVELPLLGTVAAGAPLEAMHTGETMAVPDGFLRKNGSHYVLRVKGDSMIEEHIRDGDYVVINDKQAADNGEMVIALLDGSGATVKRYYRERDGRIRLQPANETMQPLFVHEDDVRIQGIVVGVLRRY
- the trpD gene encoding anthranilate phosphoribosyltransferase, translated to MSADALLAAIRRLAQHASLDAEALRAAFRVIMRGEGTSAQVAALLMALRVKGETAAEVAGVVQALRDAMLVLPASQPDDLVDTCGTGGGALTTFNISTAAALVAAGMGVRVAKHGNRSFTSRSGSADVLEALGVAVDISPAAMADTLQEAGIVFMFAPLMHPALRHVGPVRRELAVPTVMNIVGPLANPARAGRQVVGVAERARLPLLADTLCALGSVRALVVHGEPGLDEISPLGVTSVQEVAGGRVHSWEIDPAAHEVRAVDASELAGGDPADNARVIEQVLQGNGTPGAHAAVLLNAAAALYVSREDLAYADAVAHTRDALRSGVGFTALERLRAASQAAAARSRHAAQ
- a CDS encoding GAF domain-containing protein; translation: MPPRTLASLAHALSAAPDLDQALIALGETIAELDRGASLALIQYDARRDMLRDRLTPVGAQVVRSSMETTFDHLPEPVRTRVLAGGPFIDVTDRSADYARLCGFSAMLEGGVLAVRGMRMDGMLGAVLALYEPRKIFGTRTTERLAPAMALFDLAYARLAERDAREEAVRTLEDVTQRVHGEYVRKLGALEAELREVRNTPREIPALDRAEMIAVQAEAARALEEARRATRRAVLSDQQLAAAVSQLEQAHIELHRRSEALRQRTRTLYLVDRALTLDAETTDARTLVDALLALVGDDMQAQRCSLMLRSPDPDYLYLAAARGIAPSVSEGMRIRIGEGVAGRVAAAREPLLVQDVREAAQHPLLRDQYFTTGSFICFPLLYHGELVGVLNLTNRAQRGIYTDEDVERVRLLGLVISLIASRNGLAERLLNTLHVG